Proteins co-encoded in one Flavivirga eckloniae genomic window:
- a CDS encoding DUF6048 family protein yields MLLLSISANAQNDSIISTPKDSVKVKLKYGLRVGGDISKLVRSFAEKDEYTGFEISADYRIKKRLYIAGEIGTEEKNTVNEVLDITTKGSYLKAGIDYNLYQNWLDMDNMIYSGFRIGASTFSHDLNSFNVYSTNQYWVTQFSSNEKQEFKDLTAFWVEFILGIKAELLNNLYLGLNVQLKMIASETVPDNFGNVYIPGFNKTFDSNGVGVGYSYTLSYRIPLYKKDK; encoded by the coding sequence ATGCTCCTTTTGAGCATATCTGCAAACGCTCAAAACGACAGCATTATTAGTACGCCTAAAGACTCCGTGAAAGTTAAATTAAAATACGGACTTCGTGTAGGTGGCGATATTAGTAAACTTGTTAGATCTTTTGCAGAGAAAGACGAATATACCGGGTTTGAGATTTCTGCCGATTATAGGATAAAAAAACGTTTATATATAGCTGGTGAAATTGGTACTGAAGAAAAAAATACCGTTAATGAGGTTTTAGATATTACAACTAAAGGATCTTATCTTAAGGCTGGTATTGACTATAACCTATACCAAAACTGGTTGGATATGGATAACATGATTTATTCTGGTTTCCGAATAGGCGCAAGTACATTTAGTCACGATCTAAATAGTTTCAACGTTTATAGTACCAATCAATATTGGGTCACTCAATTTTCGTCTAATGAAAAACAGGAATTTAAAGACCTAACAGCGTTTTGGGTAGAGTTTATTTTAGGTATAAAAGCAGAATTATTAAACAATTTATACCTGGGCTTGAATGTACAGCTTAAAATGATAGCTAGCGAAACCGTACCCGATAATTTTGGAAACGTTTATATACCAGGATTTAATAAGACTTTTGATAGCAATGGTGTAGGTGTAGGATATAGCTATACGTTATCGTACCGTATTCCACTTTATAAAAAAGACAAGTAA
- a CDS encoding DUF6452 family protein — protein MRKRNLSLLLIALLTIGYFSCERDDICPGSTPTTPRIIIKFLDANDEESTKIVSNLVVIGVDESFNLPNPINVGNEHILPEYNLPVNVDNPTRIDSVFLPLRTDLDKTQYILISQAGINDNGTAEDASDDYISGNYDTITLDYSREEVFVSRACGYKTIFKNVILSLEDSDPDMWIQSRKTLTDNQSVEDETASHFALSH, from the coding sequence ATGAGAAAAAGAAACCTAAGCCTATTACTAATCGCCTTGTTAACGATAGGGTATTTTAGTTGCGAACGCGACGATATTTGTCCCGGAAGCACACCTACCACCCCAAGAATAATTATAAAATTTCTTGATGCAAATGATGAAGAAAGCACTAAAATTGTCTCTAATTTGGTTGTTATTGGGGTAGATGAATCGTTTAATTTACCTAACCCTATCAATGTTGGTAATGAGCATATTCTTCCCGAATATAATCTTCCGGTGAATGTCGACAACCCAACAAGAATAGATAGTGTTTTTCTGCCGTTAAGAACAGATTTAGACAAAACACAATATATCCTTATATCTCAAGCTGGAATAAACGATAACGGTACAGCAGAGGATGCATCAGACGACTATATTTCTGGGAACTACGATACCATTACCTTAGACTATAGTCGAGAAGAGGTATTTGTATCAAGAGCTTGTGGTTATAAAACTATTTTTAAAAATGTAATACTCAGCTTAGAAGATAGCGATCCAGACATGTGGATACAATCCAGAAAGACCTTAACCGATAACCAATCTGTAGAAGATGAAACAGCATCACACTTTGCATTGTCTCATTAG
- the rlmD gene encoding 23S rRNA (uracil(1939)-C(5))-methyltransferase RlmD, whose protein sequence is MSRRKAKKQVFEQIEVIDAGAKGKTIAKAPDGKVVFLSNAVPGDIIDIQTFKKRKAYYEGKAITFHKLSDKRVQPECEHFGTCGGCKWQNMAYEHQLFYKQNEVTNNLTRIGHIELPEITPILGSSNQYFYRNKMEFSFSDSRWLTIEEVQSDEDLGDRNALGFHIPGMWDKILDLKKCHLQADPSNAIRNAVKQFAIDNELEFFNTRNQTGLLRTMMIRTSSTGDIMVLVQFFKDDKAKRELLLDYIADTFPQITSLQYVINGKANDTIYDQDVICYKGEDHIFEEMEGLKFKINAKSFYQTNSEQAYELYKITRNFAGLTGNELVYDLYTGTGTIAQFVAKKASKVIGVESVPDAITAAKENAQLNNINNVEFYVGDMKQVFNDVFLATHGQPDVIITDPPRDGMHKDVVQQILNIAPKKVVYVSCNSATQARDLSLMDVAYKVTKTQAVDMFPQTFHVENVVLLEKR, encoded by the coding sequence ATGTCTAGAAGAAAAGCAAAGAAACAAGTTTTTGAGCAAATTGAAGTTATTGATGCCGGGGCTAAAGGAAAAACCATAGCCAAAGCACCAGACGGTAAAGTGGTTTTTTTATCGAATGCAGTACCTGGCGATATTATTGATATACAAACCTTTAAAAAACGTAAAGCCTATTACGAAGGAAAGGCCATAACGTTTCATAAATTATCCGATAAAAGAGTACAACCTGAGTGTGAGCATTTTGGAACTTGTGGTGGTTGCAAATGGCAAAATATGGCTTACGAGCATCAATTGTTTTACAAACAAAATGAAGTTACCAATAATTTAACCCGCATAGGACACATTGAACTTCCGGAAATAACACCTATTCTAGGATCCTCAAACCAATATTTCTATAGAAATAAAATGGAATTTTCTTTTAGCGATAGCCGTTGGTTAACCATAGAAGAAGTACAATCTGATGAGGATTTAGGCGATAGAAATGCGCTCGGATTTCATATTCCGGGTATGTGGGATAAAATTCTTGATCTTAAAAAGTGTCATTTACAAGCAGACCCTTCAAACGCTATTAGAAATGCCGTTAAGCAGTTTGCTATTGATAATGAACTGGAGTTTTTTAACACCCGTAATCAAACAGGATTATTAAGAACCATGATGATTCGTACATCCAGTACTGGCGATATTATGGTGTTGGTCCAGTTCTTTAAAGACGATAAAGCAAAACGCGAATTGTTATTAGACTATATCGCCGACACATTTCCACAAATAACGTCGTTACAATATGTTATTAACGGAAAAGCTAACGATACCATTTACGATCAGGACGTTATTTGCTACAAAGGTGAAGATCATATTTTTGAAGAAATGGAAGGCTTGAAGTTTAAGATTAATGCCAAATCATTTTATCAAACCAATTCGGAACAAGCTTACGAATTATACAAAATAACTAGGAACTTTGCAGGATTAACAGGTAATGAACTTGTTTATGATTTGTATACAGGAACAGGAACCATAGCCCAATTTGTTGCCAAAAAGGCGAGCAAAGTTATTGGTGTAGAATCTGTTCCAGATGCTATTACAGCAGCAAAAGAGAATGCACAATTAAATAATATAAATAACGTTGAGTTTTATGTTGGTGACATGAAACAAGTTTTTAATGATGTATTTTTAGCCACACATGGTCAACCAGATGTTATTATAACCGATCCGCCACGAGATGGTATGCATAAAGACGTTGTACAGCAAATATTGAATATAGCACCTAAAAAAGTAGTTTATGTAAGTTGTAACAGTGCCACACAGGCCAGAGATTTGTCACTAATGGATGTTGCATATAAAGTAACGAAAACACAAGCAGTAGATATGTTTCCGCAAACATTTCATGTTGAAAATGTGGTACTACTTGAAAAGCGATAA
- a CDS encoding RNA polymerase sigma factor — MNSEQRKIDKQLVLEYQSGNKSAMVVLVKRWHKLFCEKAFYILKDADAAKDIAQDSWNIIMDKICNLNNPESFGSWGMRIVYTKSIDLIKAKNRKLSELESYKYEQDILDVQDDDNESLKRKLLHTVKKLPDNQQAVIKLFYVEDYSLKEISAILNISVGTAKSRLFHAREKLKETLKYRNYED; from the coding sequence ATGAATAGTGAACAACGAAAAATAGACAAGCAACTTGTTTTAGAGTATCAATCTGGTAACAAAAGCGCTATGGTGGTTTTGGTAAAGCGATGGCATAAATTATTCTGTGAAAAGGCTTTTTATATTTTAAAGGATGCTGATGCTGCTAAAGATATTGCTCAGGATAGTTGGAACATTATTATGGACAAAATATGTAATTTAAATAACCCCGAAAGTTTTGGGAGTTGGGGAATGCGCATTGTATACACAAAATCTATAGATTTAATTAAGGCTAAAAACAGAAAACTAAGCGAGCTAGAGAGTTATAAATATGAACAGGATATTTTAGATGTGCAGGACGATGATAATGAGTCATTAAAACGAAAGCTTTTGCACACGGTAAAGAAACTACCCGATAATCAGCAAGCTGTTATTAAGTTGTTTTATGTTGAGGATTATTCGTTAAAAGAGATAAGCGCTATTTTAAACATATCTGTAGGAACAGCAAAATCGAGGTTGTTTCATGCAAGGGAAAAATTAAAAGAAACATTAAAATATAGAAATTATGAAGACTAA
- a CDS encoding DUF6768 family protein — protein sequence MKTNMEDIDKLIKETLTEEEAKFYDKLNEQNLFQMVVGLFQGKNKWIMYLINIVTIIFFFLFWYCIVQFFSTDNTNEMLKWGFGSVIFLMAISMLKLFAWMQMDKNAIIREVKRLELQVSSLSGKMSE from the coding sequence ATGAAGACTAATATGGAAGACATAGATAAGTTGATTAAAGAAACTTTAACTGAAGAGGAAGCTAAGTTTTATGATAAATTAAATGAGCAGAATTTATTTCAAATGGTAGTTGGACTATTTCAAGGGAAAAACAAATGGATTATGTATTTAATCAATATAGTAACCATTATATTCTTTTTTCTATTTTGGTATTGTATTGTTCAGTTTTTTAGCACCGATAATACTAATGAAATGCTTAAATGGGGATTTGGAAGCGTAATATTTTTAATGGCAATAAGCATGCTAAAGCTTTTTGCCTGGATGCAAATGGACAAAAATGCTATAATTAGAGAGGTAAAGCGTTTGGAGTTACAGGTGTCTTCGCTTTCTGGTAAAATGTCTGAATAA
- the rocD gene encoding ornithine--oxo-acid transaminase — protein MAILEQQTSHQLIDLENKYGAHNYHPLPVVLSRGEGVYVWDVDGKQYYDFLSAYSAVNQGHCHPKIVNAMVQQAQTLTLTSRAFYNDMLGKYEKFACEFFGFDKLLPMNTGAEAVETAVKLCRRWAYEVKGIDENKAEIIVCENNFHGRTTTIISFSNDPVARENFGPYTNGFIKIEYDNLEALESVLQNNPNIGGFLVEPIQGEAGVYVPSEGYLTKAKALCEQYNVLFIADEVQTGIARTGKLLAVNYENVTPDILILGKAISGGVYPVSAVLANDAIMNVIKPGSHGSTFGGNPVAAAVAIAALEVIRDERLAENAEKLGAIFRSELNKYIETSNIAKLVRGKGLLNAILINDDEDSDTAWNICLALRDNGLLAKPTHGNIIRFAPPLIMNEAQLLDCVSIIIKTLKAFEE, from the coding sequence ATGGCAATTTTAGAACAACAAACATCACATCAATTAATTGATTTAGAAAACAAGTACGGTGCACATAACTACCATCCATTACCTGTTGTATTAAGCAGGGGAGAAGGTGTTTATGTATGGGATGTAGACGGAAAACAATACTACGATTTTCTTTCTGCATATTCTGCCGTTAATCAAGGGCATTGTCACCCAAAAATTGTTAATGCTATGGTGCAACAAGCCCAAACATTAACGCTAACCTCAAGGGCTTTTTATAATGATATGCTTGGCAAGTACGAGAAATTTGCCTGCGAGTTTTTTGGATTTGACAAGTTGCTGCCAATGAATACAGGCGCTGAGGCTGTAGAAACGGCAGTAAAGCTATGTAGAAGGTGGGCATACGAGGTAAAGGGCATTGATGAAAACAAAGCTGAGATTATTGTATGCGAGAATAATTTTCATGGGCGTACCACAACAATTATTTCATTTTCGAATGATCCGGTTGCGCGTGAAAATTTTGGACCATATACGAATGGATTCATTAAAATTGAATACGATAATCTTGAAGCATTAGAATCTGTTTTACAAAACAACCCTAATATTGGAGGGTTTTTAGTAGAACCTATACAAGGAGAGGCTGGGGTTTATGTGCCTAGCGAAGGTTATCTGACCAAGGCCAAAGCACTTTGTGAGCAATATAATGTTTTGTTTATTGCAGATGAAGTACAGACAGGCATTGCCAGAACAGGGAAACTATTAGCTGTTAATTATGAAAATGTTACACCAGATATTTTAATTCTGGGTAAAGCGATAAGTGGTGGTGTTTATCCGGTATCGGCTGTTTTAGCTAATGATGCCATTATGAATGTTATTAAGCCAGGTAGTCATGGAAGTACGTTTGGAGGAAACCCCGTAGCTGCTGCTGTAGCTATAGCTGCTCTAGAGGTAATTAGAGATGAAAGACTAGCTGAAAATGCAGAGAAACTTGGAGCTATATTTAGAAGCGAATTAAACAAATATATCGAAACCAGTAACATCGCTAAACTTGTTAGAGGAAAAGGATTGCTAAATGCTATTCTTATTAATGATGACGAAGATAGCGATACTGCCTGGAATATTTGTTTGGCTTTAAGAGATAATGGGTTGCTTGCAAAACCTACGCATGGAAATATTATACGTTTTGCGCCTCCGTTAATAATGAATGAAGCACAATTATTGGATTGTGTTAGTATTATTATAAAAACGCTGAAGGCGTTCGAGGAATAA
- a CDS encoding CCC motif membrane protein, with translation MEQQKLPNSTLILVFGILSIVTCCCYGIVGLILGVVALVLAKKATQLYAENPEDYTGFQNVKTGKVLAIIGIVLSLLYAIFVIWLFATFGWEAMQDQELMQERMREMFDQ, from the coding sequence ATGGAACAACAAAAATTACCAAATTCAACACTAATTTTAGTTTTCGGAATCCTATCTATAGTAACTTGTTGTTGCTATGGTATTGTTGGTTTAATCCTAGGAGTTGTTGCTTTAGTTCTAGCAAAAAAGGCCACTCAATTATATGCCGAAAACCCTGAAGATTACACTGGATTTCAAAACGTTAAAACAGGTAAAGTACTTGCTATAATTGGTATTGTTTTAAGTCTCCTTTATGCTATTTTTGTTATTTGGCTATTCGCTACATTTGGCTGGGAAGCCATGCAAGATCAAGAATTAATGCAGGAAAGAATGAGAGAAATGTTCGATCAATAA
- a CDS encoding DUF2752 domain-containing protein, which produces MQALNDYMLPCLNKKLFGIECMGCGFQRSIALIFKGQFADAFYMYPAVYTLLLLFIFIVINMFKNYKHAYKIIVILAIINTIIIITNFILKTF; this is translated from the coding sequence ATGCAAGCTTTAAACGATTACATGCTACCATGTTTAAACAAAAAACTTTTTGGAATAGAGTGCATGGGTTGTGGTTTTCAAAGATCTATCGCCTTAATATTTAAAGGACAATTTGCAGACGCCTTTTATATGTATCCAGCCGTTTATACGCTTTTACTACTTTTTATTTTTATAGTTATAAATATGTTTAAAAACTATAAACATGCTTACAAAATAATTGTTATTTTGGCTATAATTAATACAATTATCATTATTACAAATTTTATATTAAAAACCTTCTAA
- a CDS encoding T9SS type A sorting domain-containing protein, which translates to MFNKYAFLLLLIGNLAFSQLSVRNDAYVFINDEIVFVEDDINLNEANSSMYLRNEAQVIQGTGVTGNSGVGSLSVYQEGNVDEYEYNYWCSPVGTTTNNSVNNPFGITLLNDVTGLITSTPAGTAQDPNHNGSSSPLNIEPRWIYKTIASDSYYDWVQVLTASTINPGEGFTMKGTAGSGDAQQYDFKGKPNNGTMSVAVETGKESLVGNPYPSALDAFAYIHDLENRTVIDGTLRFWEQNPAINSHLLKAYDGGYASYTIDPTGTIETPVAAVYNTYNGDGSINTGNTGTGSKIPTQYIPIGQGFMVVGSANGVVKAKNSHRVYITEAHADSRFFKSSNTKKKTSKAANSFVQVPNDAKRFRLNVDFNDTYTRQLVETFHNSATDGFDYGLECKMFIQDILHSDAYWLIDEKPYVAEALPFDVALSIPLSIKVTTESQIKIRIADVQNFDNSQPIYVHDTENNTYTDLRTQDFNVTIEANNYPDRFKIVFKEETLNTTEINLDDLTIFHNNSISELKVLNPNAVNIETLSLFDVTGKEVKKESINNSKKAYTYSTKQLRNGVYIAKVILSNNQVLNKKIIIENKK; encoded by the coding sequence ATGTTTAACAAATATGCCTTTTTATTGCTTTTAATCGGCAATTTAGCCTTCTCACAATTATCAGTTAGGAATGATGCTTACGTTTTTATTAATGATGAAATCGTTTTTGTTGAAGACGACATTAACTTAAATGAAGCCAATAGTAGTATGTACTTGCGTAACGAAGCCCAAGTAATACAAGGTACAGGCGTTACCGGAAACTCTGGAGTAGGCTCACTTAGTGTTTATCAAGAAGGAAATGTTGATGAATATGAATATAATTATTGGTGCTCGCCAGTGGGTACTACTACCAATAATTCTGTAAACAATCCATTTGGAATTACACTCCTAAATGATGTTACTGGCCTTATAACATCTACCCCTGCCGGTACTGCACAAGATCCTAATCATAATGGATCGTCAAGCCCATTAAATATTGAGCCACGTTGGATATACAAAACAATTGCTTCTGATAGTTATTATGATTGGGTACAGGTATTGACAGCAAGTACAATAAATCCAGGTGAAGGTTTTACCATGAAAGGTACTGCAGGATCTGGTGATGCACAACAATACGATTTTAAAGGTAAACCTAATAATGGCACCATGTCGGTTGCTGTTGAAACCGGTAAAGAAAGCTTGGTTGGCAATCCATATCCTTCTGCTTTAGACGCTTTTGCTTACATTCATGACCTTGAAAATAGAACTGTAATTGATGGTACTTTACGATTTTGGGAGCAAAACCCTGCAATAAACTCACATCTCTTAAAGGCCTATGATGGTGGATATGCTTCTTATACCATTGATCCTACGGGTACCATAGAAACTCCTGTAGCTGCTGTATATAATACCTATAATGGTGATGGCTCTATTAATACTGGCAATACCGGAACAGGCAGCAAAATCCCAACACAATACATACCAATAGGACAAGGTTTTATGGTTGTAGGAAGTGCCAATGGCGTAGTAAAAGCAAAAAACAGTCATAGAGTATATATAACAGAAGCGCATGCCGATAGTCGATTCTTTAAAAGTTCGAATACAAAAAAGAAAACCTCTAAAGCTGCTAATAGTTTTGTTCAGGTACCGAATGACGCTAAACGATTTAGGTTAAATGTTGATTTTAATGATACATATACCAGACAATTGGTCGAAACATTTCATAATTCGGCTACAGATGGTTTTGATTACGGTTTGGAATGCAAAATGTTTATACAAGACATTTTACATTCGGATGCATATTGGCTGATTGATGAAAAACCATACGTAGCAGAAGCATTGCCTTTCGATGTTGCTTTAAGTATTCCTTTGTCTATTAAAGTAACCACAGAGTCTCAAATTAAAATTAGAATTGCAGATGTGCAAAATTTTGACAACAGTCAACCCATTTATGTACACGACACAGAAAACAACACTTATACCGATTTAAGAACCCAAGATTTTAATGTTACTATTGAAGCTAATAACTATCCGGATAGGTTTAAAATTGTATTTAAAGAAGAGACTTTAAACACTACCGAAATTAATTTGGATGATTTAACCATATTCCATAATAATAGTATTTCTGAGCTTAAAGTATTAAACCCAAATGCTGTAAACATAGAAACATTAAGTTTATTTGATGTTACTGGTAAAGAAGTAAAAAAGGAAAGTATAAACAACTCTAAAAAAGCTTATACTTACTCGACAAAACAACTTCGTAACGGTGTATATATTGCGAAAGTAATTTTAAGCAACAATCAAGTTTTAAACAAAAAAATCATCATTGAGAATAAAAAGTAA
- a CDS encoding DNA mismatch repair protein MutS produces the protein MSLKLGDFVMVIDDDLSGVIKQISGDVISIETEDGFLLDFKSDELVANNTGKSFSQAVFSKKTINDVVFEKEQPSKRTQIKKKPKDRYEPTMEIDLHINKLVKSSKGMSKYDILTLQLDTAKRQLDFAIAKRIPKIVFIHGVGEGILKVELEYLFGRYNNIKFYDANYQKYGLGATEVYIYQNIVPN, from the coding sequence ATGTCTTTAAAACTAGGAGATTTTGTTATGGTTATCGATGACGACTTGTCTGGTGTTATAAAACAAATTTCTGGGGATGTTATTTCTATAGAAACAGAAGATGGGTTTTTATTGGACTTTAAAAGTGATGAGCTGGTTGCTAACAATACCGGTAAAAGTTTTTCCCAAGCAGTATTCTCTAAAAAAACAATTAATGATGTTGTTTTTGAGAAAGAACAGCCTTCCAAACGAACACAAATCAAAAAGAAACCTAAGGATAGGTATGAACCAACCATGGAGATTGATTTGCATATTAACAAGTTGGTTAAGTCTTCAAAGGGAATGTCTAAATACGATATTTTGACTTTGCAATTGGATACTGCTAAGCGTCAATTAGACTTTGCCATTGCCAAACGTATTCCAAAAATTGTATTCATTCATGGTGTTGGAGAAGGTATTTTAAAAGTAGAATTGGAATATTTGTTTGGGCGCTACAACAATATAAAGTTTTACGACGCTAATTACCAAAAGTATGGTTTAGGAGCTACCGAAGTTTATATTTACCAGAATATAGTGCCTAATTAA
- a CDS encoding cysteine desulfurase family protein, whose translation MKPVYFDNAATTRIRDEVIVSITEVMRHNYGNASSSHSFGRGAKSLIEQSRKTIAKYLNVSAGEIVFTSGGTEADNLVLRSVVRDLGVVHIITSKIEHHAVLHTIEQLKKEYGILVSYINLTANGDIDYSHLESLLQTKGKILVSLMHINNEIGNVLDMHRVSGLCKANNALFHSDAVQSIGHYDMDLQDIEVDFLAASAHKFHGPKGVGFAFIRKNSGLQPLIFGGEQERGLRAGTESVHNITGIEEALKMAYDNLKEEASYIKEIKQYFIDKIVKEIPKATFNGNSGNLDNSTYTLINVCLPIPPKKAAMLLFQLDLKGIACSKGSACQSGSSQNSHVLTEILSDTDLQKPSIRFSFSIYNTKEDVDYVVNVLKDFITD comes from the coding sequence ATGAAGCCTGTGTATTTTGATAATGCTGCAACAACCCGAATACGAGACGAGGTCATAGTTTCTATTACAGAAGTTATGAGGCACAATTATGGAAACGCTTCATCGTCGCACAGTTTTGGGAGGGGGGCAAAGTCATTGATAGAACAATCAAGGAAGACTATTGCAAAGTATTTAAATGTATCTGCCGGAGAAATTGTATTTACATCTGGGGGAACCGAAGCCGATAATTTAGTATTAAGAAGTGTTGTTAGGGATTTAGGAGTGGTGCACATCATTACTTCTAAAATTGAGCATCATGCTGTTTTGCATACCATTGAGCAACTTAAGAAAGAATATGGCATATTGGTTAGTTATATTAACCTTACAGCTAATGGTGATATAGATTATTCTCATTTAGAATCTTTATTGCAAACTAAAGGTAAAATTTTAGTAAGCTTAATGCATATAAATAATGAGATAGGTAATGTTTTGGACATGCATCGGGTTTCTGGTTTATGTAAGGCTAATAATGCTCTGTTTCATAGTGACGCCGTACAATCTATAGGGCATTACGATATGGATTTACAAGATATAGAAGTTGATTTCTTGGCAGCAAGTGCTCATAAGTTTCATGGACCTAAAGGTGTGGGATTTGCTTTTATTCGGAAAAATTCTGGTTTGCAACCTTTAATTTTTGGAGGCGAGCAGGAGCGAGGGCTTAGGGCAGGAACCGAAAGTGTACATAATATTACAGGTATAGAGGAAGCATTAAAAATGGCTTATGATAACTTAAAAGAGGAAGCCAGTTACATTAAGGAGATAAAACAATATTTTATCGATAAGATCGTAAAAGAAATACCTAAAGCTACTTTTAATGGTAATTCTGGCAATTTAGATAATAGTACTTATACACTGATTAATGTTTGTTTGCCTATTCCTCCCAAAAAGGCTGCCATGTTATTGTTTCAACTAGATTTAAAGGGAATAGCATGTTCTAAAGGAAGTGCTTGCCAAAGTGGGAGTTCTCAAAATTCGCATGTTTTAACCGAAATTTTAAGCGATACCGATTTACAGAAACCTTCTATTCGCTTTTCGTTTAGTATATATAATACAAAGGAAGACGTGGATTATGTAGTTAATGTTTTAAAGGATTTTATAACAGACTAA
- a CDS encoding PH domain-containing protein, giving the protein MMQTDIIRKAEFNPNIKTYIFLVTAFVLLISFIGIPILFFWFLGFGQYFSKRYYKTIECKLTHRHLEFKKGVMFKVEKTIPLENIQDLTFIDNPLLRVLDLRVLKIETAGQSNPRGSDLKLIGIKDSVEFKKHVLNQREVIRSGSKENEQNISSNEKTNMLLEEIRDLLNDIKNK; this is encoded by the coding sequence ATGATGCAAACAGATATTATAAGAAAAGCAGAATTCAATCCAAATATTAAAACCTACATCTTTTTGGTAACTGCTTTCGTTCTACTCATTTCATTTATAGGCATTCCAATACTATTCTTTTGGTTCTTGGGATTTGGGCAATACTTCAGCAAACGTTATTATAAGACTATAGAATGCAAGCTTACCCACAGACATTTAGAATTTAAAAAAGGGGTTATGTTTAAAGTTGAAAAAACCATTCCATTAGAAAACATACAAGACCTTACTTTTATAGACAATCCGCTATTAAGAGTTTTAGATTTAAGAGTATTAAAAATTGAAACAGCAGGACAGAGCAACCCTAGAGGTAGTGATTTAAAGCTTATTGGTATTAAGGATTCTGTCGAGTTTAAAAAACACGTACTTAATCAAAGAGAAGTCATTCGATCTGGTTCAAAAGAAAATGAACAGAATATATCCTCCAACGAAAAAACCAATATGCTTTTGGAAGAAATAAGAGATCTTCTAAACGATATAAAGAATAAGTGA